One segment of Cyprinus carpio isolate SPL01 chromosome A17, ASM1834038v1, whole genome shotgun sequence DNA contains the following:
- the LOC109108092 gene encoding nuclear exosome regulator NRDE2-like isoform X2 gives MALFPSCAELSGNNSSTGVRAPADLEWLSNQSFCKEDALKTHQRATERAQAEAEEPAGTREQKLKEREDSYGRSKKRKKEKKKKQKKKKSRDNSERSGSESDTVYPSDLLKKENTDREEAQVRVSETFMWLDDLQTPSDSPFCIDRRADRANWEYKSLYRGDIARYKRKGGSCLGLDFRMQAVSWNDGGPEKKRVDKKPERYFCPSTRQLLRSDPYSLPALPVLSEGSAVSSDSFIKLSACTVEQGSSTQASVSWVNPLGIYDRGTSLWLEGKGQPEVKGDQQDVEAQGSSSSTLLSARVEEFNRKLRENPTDTQLWLDFIHFQDELAFGSGSFSAASDTDNDGDMKKMSLRAVLEKKLSIVDRAVEGNPASVDLKLEKLHLCKELWEPATLQKEWKKLVFIHPNSGPLWRKYLLFTQSLFSTFSVSKVNSVFGKCLSTLSAVQDGSMVSHPPLPGTQEDLLDIFLQQCHFLRQAGHTEKAVCLFQALLDFTFFKPDSVKDLPTRQQVDFFEPFWDSGEPRVGERGARGWKAWMLQQERGGWVIPSEPDDDDEEEQDDAEIKDKTWPKWKIWLDVEASREANHWLPWRPDKTKGQSEEDCEDPDRQVLFDDIGPSMIRVDRPDLQLQLILSFLQFLGLPGPSGKFSTTSSSNILLDDLTFLEEIPDPERPLTSYDLPMAGICAVGHMTFLSDCRRQAGLCKAGEEFLQNVLQQTLQLIPTQDQATVTLCWLQYEKLKVLRCLRSGNKRRLKSQGKRSKRLAKRLLKEPDNRGSLALWREYAHLEWLLGNLEEARKVFDTALGMGVTRGLNDPVLCNLCFLYAQLEVEQALNSGTVPTSKAVYILTKLAEGAAYTPFSGQINPVTILKARKAYEQALLSFLPEQSTGSNAKAPKKRHRMSSLVGCFGLFQYLTVGIDAADAVYNQAIQKLISWNLNSEVTDGSLRRPKVFADWESVAVQHVALLRHHANTNVFPLSRLRLALTDALSLLPSSASLWQLYLQTENRYHSAGRARRFFHSVAKKTDSVVPYLFAITAEQRLKQMLDSVQRSCLPGEALPTLPNNGLSNRIRCLFENATATEHGAHCPLLWRMYLNFMVCDGNAERGSGIFYKALQAVPWVKGLYMDAVQLFPERVQEFLDLMTEKELRLRVPMEEVDILLED, from the exons ATGGCTCTTTTCCCGTCCTGCGCTGAACTGTCAGGGAATAACAGCTCTACTGGGGTTAGAG CTCCAGCAGATTTGGAATGGCTGAGTAATCAGAGCTTCTGCAAAGAAGATGCTTTGAAGACTCACCAGCGGGCCACAGAGAGAGCGCAAGCAGAGGCAGAAGAACCAGCAGGCACAAG AGAGCAGAAGCTTAAAGAGAGAGAAGATAGCTATGGCAGAtcgaagaagagaaagaaagaaaagaagaaaaagcagaagaagaagaagagcagaGATAACTCGGAGAGGAGTGGATCTGAATCAGACACAGTTTACCCCAGCGACTTGCTGAAAAAGGAGAACACTGACAG AGAGGAAGCTCAAGTTCGGGTGAGCGAGACCTTTATGTGGCTGGATGACCTCCAGACCCCCTCTGACTCCCCCTTCTGTATTGACAGAAGAGCTGACCGTGCCAACTGGGAATACAAATCCCTCTATAGGGGAGACATAGCCAG GTATAAGAGGAAGGGAGGCTCATGCCTGGGGTTAGACTTCAGGATGCAGGCTGTGAGCTGGAACGATGGAGGCCCAGAGAAGAAGCGAGTGGACAAGAAACCCGAGCGCTATTTCTGTCCTTCCACCCGTCAGCTGCTCCGTTCAGATCCGTACAGTCTGCCTGCTTTGCCTGTACTCTCTGAGGGCAGTGCTGTTAGCTCTGATTCCTTCATTAAGCTCTCAGCCTGCACTGTAGAGCAGGGCTCTTCCACTCAGGCATCCGTATCTTGGGTAAATCCGCTGGGCATCTATGACCGTGGAACCTCTCTATGGCTGGAGGGCAAGGGTCAGCCGGAGGTCAAGGGAGATCAGCAGGATGTTGAGGCTCAAGGGAGCAGCAGCAGCACCCTTCTGAGTGCACGGGTGGAAGAGTTTAACAGGAAGCTGCGGGAGAATCCTACAGACACCCAGCTGTGGCTGGACTTTATACACTTCCAG GATGAACTGGCCTTTGGTTCTGGGTCATTCTCTGCTGCCAGTGACACTGACAATGATGGTGACATGAAGAAGATGTCTCTTCGTGCCGTGCTGGAGAAGAAGCTGTCCATTGTGGACAGGGCAGTGGAAGGTAACCCTGCCAGTGTGGACCTGAAACTGGAGAAACTCCACCTGTGCAAGGAATTATGGGAGCCAGCCACCCTGCAGAAAGAGTGGAAGAAACTAGTGTTCATCCATCCAAACAGTGGCCCTTTATGGAGGAAGTATCTTCTCTTCACACAGAGTCTTTTCAGCACTTTCTCAGTGTCAAAGGTCAACAGCGTGTTCGGAAAGTGTTTAAGCACGCTCAGTGCAGTCCAAGATGGCAGCATGGTGTCTCACCCTCCACTTCCAGGCACCCAGGAAGACCTCTTAg ATATCTTTCTACAGCAGTGCCATTTCCTGCGGCAGGCGGGTCATACAGAGAAAGCTGTGTGTCTCTTCCAAGCCCTTCTGGACTTCACTTTCTTCAAGCCAGACAGTGTGAAGGACCTCCCCACTAGACAacag GTGGATTTTTTTGAGCCTTTTTGGGACAGTGGAGAGCCCAGGGTTGGGGAACGGGGGGCTCGGGGATGGAAGGCTTGGATGCTTCAGCAGGAGAGAGGAGGATGGGTGATTCCATCTGAGCCAG atgatgatgatgaagaagagcaGGATGACGCAGAGATCAAAGACAAGACCTGGCCTAAGTGGAAGATCTGGTTGGATGTGGAGGCATCCCGAGAGGCAAACCACTGGTTGCCATGGAGACCAGATAAAACCAAGGGCCAatcagaggaggactgtgaggaCCCCGACAGGCAG GTCTTGTTTGATGATATTGGCCCATCTATGATTCGTGTGGACAGACCAGATCTTCAGCTACAGTTGATCCTGTCGTTCCTGCAGTTCCTAGGTCTGCCTGGACCTTCAGGGAAGTTCTCTACAACATCTTCCTCAAACATTCTACTGGACGATCTAACCTTCCTGGAGGAGATCCCAGACCCGGAGCGACCACTGACCTCTTATGACCTCCCAATGGCTGGGATCTGTGCAGTGGGTCACATGACATTTCTGAGTGACTGCAGGAGGCAGGCAGGGCTTTGTAAGGCAGGGGAGGAGTTTCTCCAGAACGTTCTACAGCAAACTCTCCAACTCATCCCCACACAGGATCAAGCTACTGTTACTCTCTGCTGGCTGCAGTATGAGAAACTAAag gTGCTGAGATGTTTGCGCAGTGGAAATAAAAGGCGACTGAAATCTCAGGGGAAGCGTAGTAAACGGCTAGCGAAACGACTGCTAAAAGAGCCAGATAACAGAGGCAGCCTGGCACTTTGGAGAGAGTATGCCCATCTGGAGTGGCTTCTGGGTAATCTGGAAGAGGCACGCAAAGTATTTGACACTGCCTTGGGCATGGGCGTGACTAGAGGTCTTAATGATCCTGTTCTCTGTAATCTCTGTTTTCTCTATGCCCAGTTAGAGGTAGAGCAGGCCTTAAACAGTGGGACAGTCCCCACTTCCAAAGCTGTCTACATTCTCACTAAATTAGCTGAGGGTGCTGCCTACACTCCTTTCTCTGGCCAAATCAATCCAGTGACCATACTGAAGGCCAGAAAGGCCTATGAGCAGGCCCTATTGAGCTTTTTACCTGAGCAGAGCACAGGCAGCAATGCTAAAGCTCCAAAGAAACGCCACAGAATGTCCAGCCTGGTTGGATGTTTTGGGCTTTTTCAGTACCTCACAGTGGGGATAGATGCAGCTGATGCTGTGTACAATCAGGCCATCCAAAAACTGATTTCCTGGAATTTGAATTCAGAAGTGACAGATGGATCTCTGAGGAGACCCAAGGTCTTTGCAGACTGGGAGTCTGTTGCTGTCCAGCATGTAGCACTGCTGCGCCACCACGCCAACACCAATGTGTTTCCTCTCTCCCGGCTAAGACTGGCACTTACAGATGCCCTCTCCTTACTGCCCTCCAGTGCCTCATTGTGGCAACTCTACCTTCAAACAGAGAACCGCTATCACAGTGCAGGCCGTGCACGCAGGTTTTTCCACAGTGTGGCAAAGAAAACTGACAGTGTTGTGCCGTATCTTTTTGCCATTACTGCAGAGCAACGACTCAAACAGATGCTGGACTCTGTTCAGAGGT CTTGTCTTCCTGGAGAAGCCCTGCCCACCTTGCCAAATAATGGTCTTAGCAACCGTATCCGCTGTCTGTTTGAAAATGCTACGGCAACAGAGCATGGGGCCCATTGTCCTCTGCTGTGGAGAATGTATCTGAACTTCATG GTATGTGATGGGAATGCAGAGAGGGGCAGTGGAATCTTCTACAAGGCCCTACAGGCAGTGCCCTGGGTAAAG GGCTTGTACATGGACGCAGTGCAGCTGTTTCCTGAACGTGTGCAAGAGTTTTTAGACCTTATGACTGAGAAGGAGTTGCGTCTGAGAGTGCCCATGGAGGAAGTGGACATCTTGCTGGAGGACTAG
- the LOC109108092 gene encoding nuclear exosome regulator NRDE2-like isoform X1 codes for MALFPSCAELSGNNSSTGVRAPADLEWLSNQSFCKEDALKTHQRATERAQAEAEEPAGTREQKLKEREDSYGRSKKRKKEKKKKQKKKKSRDNSERSGSESDTVYPSDLLKKENTDREEAQVRVSETFMWLDDLQTPSDSPFCIDRRADRANWEYKSLYRGDIARYKRKGGSCLGLDFRMQAVSWNDGGPEKKRVDKKPERYFCPSTRQLLRSDPYSLPALPVLSEGSAVSSDSFIKLSACTVEQGSSTQASVSWVNPLGIYDRGTSLWLEGKGQPEVKGDQQDVEAQGSSSSTLLSARVEEFNRKLRENPTDTQLWLDFIHFQDELAFGSGSFSAASDTDNDGDMKKMSLRAVLEKKLSIVDRAVEGNPASVDLKLEKLHLCKELWEPATLQKEWKKLVFIHPNSGPLWRKYLLFTQSLFSTFSVSKVNSVFGKCLSTLSAVQDGSMVSHPPLPGTQEDLLDIFLQQCHFLRQAGHTEKAVCLFQALLDFTFFKPDSVKDLPTRQQVDFFEPFWDSGEPRVGERGARGWKAWMLQQERGGWVIPSEPDDDDEEEQDDAEIKDKTWPKWKIWLDVEASREANHWLPWRPDKTKGQSEEDCEDPDRQVLFDDIGPSMIRVDRPDLQLQLILSFLQFLGLPGPSGKFSTTSSSNILLDDLTFLEEIPDPERPLTSYDLPMAGICAVGHMTFLSDCRRQAGLCKAGEEFLQNVLQQTLQLIPTQDQATVTLCWLQYEKLKVLRCLRSGNKRRLKSQGKRSKRLAKRLLKEPDNRGSLALWREYAHLEWLLGNLEEARKVFDTALGMGVTRGLNDPVLCNLCFLYAQLEVEQALNSGTVPTSKAVYILTKLAEGAAYTPFSGQINPVTILKARKAYEQALLSFLPEQSTGSNAKAPKKRHRMSSLVGCFGLFQYLTVGIDAADAVYNQAIQKLISWNLNSEVTDGSLRRPKVFADWESVAVQHVALLRHHANTNVFPLSRLRLALTDALSLLPSSASLWQLYLQTENRYHSAGRARRFFHSVAKKTDSVVPYLFAITAEQRLKQMLDSVQRSCLPGEALPTLPNNGLSNRIRCLFENATATEHGAHCPLLWRMYLNFMVCDGNAERGSGIFYKALQAVPWVKGLYMDAVQLFPERVQEFLDLMTEKELRLRVPMEEVDILLED; via the exons ATGGCTCTTTTCCCGTCCTGCGCTGAACTGTCAGGGAATAACAGCTCTACTGGGGTTAGAG CTCCAGCAGATTTGGAATGGCTGAGTAATCAGAGCTTCTGCAAAGAAGATGCTTTGAAGACTCACCAGCGGGCCACAGAGAGAGCGCAAGCAGAGGCAGAAGAACCAGCAGGCACAAG AGAGCAGAAGCTTAAAGAGAGAGAAGATAGCTATGGCAGAtcgaagaagagaaagaaagaaaagaagaaaaagcagaagaagaagaagagcagaGATAACTCGGAGAGGAGTGGATCTGAATCAGACACAGTTTACCCCAGCGACTTGCTGAAAAAGGAGAACACTGACAG AGAGGAAGCTCAAGTTCGGGTGAGCGAGACCTTTATGTGGCTGGATGACCTCCAGACCCCCTCTGACTCCCCCTTCTGTATTGACAGAAGAGCTGACCGTGCCAACTGGGAATACAAATCCCTCTATAGGGGAGACATAGCCAG GTATAAGAGGAAGGGAGGCTCATGCCTGGGGTTAGACTTCAGGATGCAGGCTGTGAGCTGGAACGATGGAGGCCCAGAGAAGAAGCGAGTGGACAAGAAACCCGAGCGCTATTTCTGTCCTTCCACCCGTCAGCTGCTCCGTTCAGATCCGTACAGTCTGCCTGCTTTGCCTGTACTCTCTGAGGGCAGTGCTGTTAGCTCTGATTCCTTCATTAAGCTCTCAGCCTGCACTGTAGAGCAGGGCTCTTCCACTCAGGCATCCGTATCTTGGGTAAATCCGCTGGGCATCTATGACCGTGGAACCTCTCTATGGCTGGAGGGCAAGGGTCAGCCGGAGGTCAAGGGAGATCAGCAGGATGTTGAGGCTCAAGGGAGCAGCAGCAGCACCCTTCTGAGTGCACGGGTGGAAGAGTTTAACAGGAAGCTGCGGGAGAATCCTACAGACACCCAGCTGTGGCTGGACTTTATACACTTCCAG GATGAACTGGCCTTTGGTTCTGGGTCATTCTCTGCTGCCAGTGACACTGACAATGATGGTGACATGAAGAAGATGTCTCTTCGTGCCGTGCTGGAGAAGAAGCTGTCCATTGTGGACAGGGCAGTGGAAGGTAACCCTGCCAGTGTGGACCTGAAACTGGAGAAACTCCACCTGTGCAAGGAATTATGGGAGCCAGCCACCCTGCAGAAAGAGTGGAAGAAACTAGTGTTCATCCATCCAAACAGTGGCCCTTTATGGAGGAAGTATCTTCTCTTCACACAGAGTCTTTTCAGCACTTTCTCAGTGTCAAAGGTCAACAGCGTGTTCGGAAAGTGTTTAAGCACGCTCAGTGCAGTCCAAGATGGCAGCATGGTGTCTCACCCTCCACTTCCAGGCACCCAGGAAGACCTCTTAg ATATCTTTCTACAGCAGTGCCATTTCCTGCGGCAGGCGGGTCATACAGAGAAAGCTGTGTGTCTCTTCCAAGCCCTTCTGGACTTCACTTTCTTCAAGCCAGACAGTGTGAAGGACCTCCCCACTAGACAacag GTGGATTTTTTTGAGCCTTTTTGGGACAGTGGAGAGCCCAGGGTTGGGGAACGGGGGGCTCGGGGATGGAAGGCTTGGATGCTTCAGCAGGAGAGAGGAGGATGGGTGATTCCATCTGAGCCAG atgatgatgatgaagaagagcaGGATGACGCAGAGATCAAAGACAAGACCTGGCCTAAGTGGAAGATCTGGTTGGATGTGGAGGCATCCCGAGAGGCAAACCACTGGTTGCCATGGAGACCAGATAAAACCAAGGGCCAatcagaggaggactgtgaggaCCCCGACAGGCAG GTCTTGTTTGATGATATTGGCCCATCTATGATTCGTGTGGACAGACCAGATCTTCAGCTACAGTTGATCCTGTCGTTCCTGCAGTTCCTAGGTCTGCCTGGACCTTCAGGGAAGTTCTCTACAACATCTTCCTCAAACATTCTACTGGACGATCTAACCTTCCTGGAGGAGATCCCAGACCCGGAGCGACCACTGACCTCTTATGACCTCCCAATGGCTGGGATCTGTGCAGTGGGTCACATGACATTTCTGAGTGACTGCAGGAGGCAGGCAGGGCTTTGTAAGGCAGGGGAGGAGTTTCTCCAGAACGTTCTACAGCAAACTCTCCAACTCATCCCCACACAGGATCAAGCTACTGTTACTCTCTGCTGGCTGCAGTATGAGAAACTAAag gTGCTGAGATGTTTGCGCAGTGGAAATAAAAGGCGACTGAAATCTCAGGGGAAGCGTAGTAAACGGCTAGCGAAACGACTGCTAAAAGAGCCAGATAACAGAGGCAGCCTGGCACTTTGGAGAGAGTATGCCCATCTGGAGTGGCTTCTGGGTAATCTGGAAGAGGCACGCAAAGTATTTGACACTGCCTTGGGCATGGGCGTGACTAGAGGTCTTAATGATCCTGTTCTCTGTAATCTCTGTTTTCTCTATGCCCAGTTAGAGGTAGAGCAGGCCTTAAACAGTGGGACAGTCCCCACTTCCAAAGCTGTCTACATTCTCACTAAATTAGCTGAGGGTGCTGCCTACACTCCTTTCTCTGGCCAAATCAATCCAGTGACCATACTGAAGGCCAGAAAGGCCTATGAGCAGGCCCTATTGAGCTTTTTACCTGAGCAGAGCACAGGCAGCAATGCTAAAGCTCCAAAGAAACGCCACAGAATGTCCAGCCTGGTTGGATGTTTTGGGCTTTTTCAGTACCTCACAGTGGGGATAGATGCAGCTGATGCTGTGTACAATCAGGCCATCCAAAAACTGATTTCCTGGAATTTGAATTCAGAAGTGACAGATGGATCTCTGAGGAGACCCAAGGTCTTTGCAGACTGGGAGTCTGTTGCTGTCCAGCATGTAGCACTGCTGCGCCACCACGCCAACACCAATGTGTTTCCTCTCTCCCGGCTAAGACTGGCACTTACAGATGCCCTCTCCTTACTGCCCTCCAGTGCCTCATTGTGGCAACTCTACCTTCAAACAGAGAACCGCTATCACAGTGCAGGCCGTGCACGCAGGTTTTTCCACAGTGTGGCAAAGAAAACTGACAGTGTTGTGCCGTATCTTTTTGCCATTACTGCAGAGCAACGACTCAAACAGATGCTGGACTCTGTTCAGAGG TCTTGTCTTCCTGGAGAAGCCCTGCCCACCTTGCCAAATAATGGTCTTAGCAACCGTATCCGCTGTCTGTTTGAAAATGCTACGGCAACAGAGCATGGGGCCCATTGTCCTCTGCTGTGGAGAATGTATCTGAACTTCATG GTATGTGATGGGAATGCAGAGAGGGGCAGTGGAATCTTCTACAAGGCCCTACAGGCAGTGCCCTGGGTAAAG GGCTTGTACATGGACGCAGTGCAGCTGTTTCCTGAACGTGTGCAAGAGTTTTTAGACCTTATGACTGAGAAGGAGTTGCGTCTGAGAGTGCCCATGGAGGAAGTGGACATCTTGCTGGAGGACTAG